Proteins encoded within one genomic window of Synechococcus sp. PCC 7335:
- the menB gene encoding 1,4-dihydroxy-2-naphthoyl-CoA synthase, translated as MPGPTPSPAHDSHSVSWKPIGTYEDILYHKADGMAKITINRPHKRNAFRPKTVFEMYDAFHDAREDTTIGVVLLTGMGPHTDGKYAFCSGGDQSVRRKAGYVGEDGIPRLNVLDLQKLIRSMPKVVIALVAGYAIGGGHVLHLVCDLSIAADNAIFGQTGPKVGSFDGGFGASYLARVVGQKKAREIWFLCRQYDAQQALDMGLVNTVVPINQLESEGIKWAQEILQKSPIAIRCLKSAFNADCDGQAGLQELAGNATLLYYLSEEGAEGKQAFLEKRQPDFKKFPWLP; from the coding sequence ATGCCTGGACCCACGCCCAGCCCAGCTCACGACTCGCATTCTGTCTCCTGGAAACCGATCGGGACATACGAAGATATTCTGTACCACAAAGCTGATGGCATGGCGAAAATCACTATCAATCGCCCCCACAAACGCAACGCCTTCCGCCCCAAAACAGTCTTTGAAATGTACGATGCCTTTCATGACGCAAGAGAAGATACGACTATCGGCGTCGTTTTGTTGACTGGGATGGGACCACACACTGATGGTAAATACGCCTTCTGTTCTGGCGGCGATCAAAGCGTTCGTAGAAAGGCAGGCTACGTCGGAGAAGATGGTATCCCTAGGCTCAACGTCCTCGACCTACAAAAGCTGATTCGCTCTATGCCTAAGGTTGTCATTGCGCTAGTTGCAGGCTACGCCATCGGTGGTGGACATGTACTACATTTGGTCTGTGACCTCAGTATCGCAGCTGATAATGCCATTTTTGGCCAGACTGGACCAAAGGTGGGCAGCTTTGATGGTGGGTTTGGCGCTAGCTATCTGGCCAGAGTCGTTGGGCAAAAAAAGGCACGTGAAATCTGGTTTCTTTGTCGTCAGTATGATGCCCAGCAGGCCTTGGATATGGGTCTAGTTAATACTGTGGTGCCAATCAACCAGCTAGAGAGTGAAGGCATCAAGTGGGCACAAGAGATTCTGCAGAAAAGTCCCATTGCTATTCGATGCCTAAAGTCGGCATTCAACGCTGACTGCGATGGACAGGCAGGACTGCAAGAGCTGGCGGGAAATGCAACTCTGCTCTACTACCTCAGTGAAGAAGGTGCTGAAGGGAAACAAGCCTTCTTAGAAAAGAGACAGCCGGAT
- the hemJ gene encoding protoporphyrinogen oxidase HemJ — MAYYWFKAFHLVGVVVWFAGLFYLVRLFIYHVEAEEEPEPARSILKKQYEIMETRLLKIITTPGMLLTLAMAGGLLWQRPDVLHEGWMHAKLGFVVLLAAYHMYCARLRKQLAAGECGWGPKQLRALNEAPTLLLVTIVMLVVFQNSFPTNATTWLIAGLILSFVITIQLYARKRRLDKEREVAELAVSEQMS; from the coding sequence ATGGCTTATTACTGGTTCAAAGCGTTTCATCTTGTTGGTGTGGTGGTTTGGTTTGCAGGTTTGTTTTACCTGGTGCGCCTATTTATCTACCATGTGGAAGCAGAAGAAGAGCCAGAACCTGCTCGTAGCATTTTGAAAAAGCAGTACGAGATTATGGAGACTCGGCTGCTGAAGATCATTACAACGCCGGGTATGCTGCTGACACTAGCAATGGCGGGAGGACTACTATGGCAGCGTCCAGATGTCCTGCACGAGGGCTGGATGCACGCTAAGTTGGGATTTGTGGTGCTGTTAGCCGCCTATCACATGTACTGCGCCAGGCTTCGTAAACAGCTAGCGGCTGGTGAATGTGGTTGGGGCCCGAAGCAGCTGCGAGCGCTCAACGAAGCCCCTACGCTGCTGCTAGTAACGATAGTGATGTTAGTCGTTTTTCAAAACAGCTTTCCGACGAATGCGACAACATGGCTGATAGCAGGGTTAATTTTATCGTTCGTGATCACGATTCAGTTGTATGCCCGAAAGCGTAGATTAGACAAGGAGCGCGAAGTGGCTGAGCTAGCTGTTTCTGAGCAGATGTCGTGA